Proteins from one Drosophila gunungcola strain Sukarami chromosome 3R, Dgunungcola_SK_2, whole genome shotgun sequence genomic window:
- the LOC128261369 gene encoding venom acid phosphatase Acph-1 isoform X1, whose product MDCKSRRGTKISVIALGSALCFVMMAYFVFGDSNDEQGLRNLRMISILFRHGAKNPSGFYPLDPYAAHDWQGGMGALTPKGSLQAYNLGKNLRMRYYRLLPSNSLYTQQQVHVLSSAAERCVMSAQSVLAGMMPPLENNNVLPIPWQPVAVNTLSRNDDILLAQKKPCLKYDNILQKLYKSPPAELQKLNEDNLELYKLLTKNTGKNISNVLDVELLYGTLKTEEEAGLVLPDWTENIYPEEIRPLAERSYTLFTETNLMKRIKGGAFLTEILFKMQNKRKRNLNPDRKIFLYSGHDVTLVNVMNSLGILDQTTKLPEYASALAFELHHSKSFSDGDFEVKLVYYYNSEDKFPKELTIPNCDAPCSLSQFEASVKALLLDNYDETCENHTTDCKN is encoded by the exons ATGGACTGCAAATCGCGTCGCGGCACCAAAATATCGGTGATCGCCTTGGGCAGTGCCCTCTGTTTCGTGATGATGGCATACTTTGTGTTTGGCGACAGTAATGACGAGCAGGGTCTGCGGAATCTGCGCATGATATCCATA CTGTTCCGACACGGGGCCAAGAATCCGAGTGGCTTCTATCCGCTGGATCCGTATGCAGCTCACGATTGGCAGGGCGGCATGGGAGCCCTTACACCG AAGGGCAGTCTGCAGGCGTACAACCTGGGGAAGAATCTGCGGATGCGGTACTACCGGCTGCTGCCCTCGAACAGCCTCTACACGCAGCAGCAGGTGCACGTCCTCAGTTCGGCGGCGGAGCGCTGTGTG ATGAGCGCCCAGAGCGTCTTGGCCGGCATGATGCCGCCGCTGGAGAACAACAATGTGCTGCCCATTCCCTGGCAGCCGGTGGCCGTGAATACGCTATCGCGAAATGATGATATT CTATTGGCCCAAAAGAAACCATGTTTGAAGTACGACAACATCCTGCAGAAACTCTACAAATCCCCACCCGCTGAACTTCAAAAACTCAACGAGGACAACCTGGAATTGTACAAGCTGTTGACCAAAAATACAGGCAAG AACATTTCCAATGTCTTGGACGTGGAGCTACTATATGGCACTCTTAAAACCGAAGAGGAAGCTGGTCTGGTGTTGCCCGACTGGACTGAGAACATATATCCCGAGGAGATCAGACCACTGGCCGAGCGTAGCTATACGCTTTTCACCGAAACCAATCTGATGAAGCGGATTAAAGGTGGAGCTTTCCTCACCGAAATACTCTTCAAAATGCAGAATAAGCGAAAGAGAAATCTGAATCCCGATCgcaaaatatttctatattCCGGGCATGATGTGACACTGGTTAACGTAATGAATTCCTTGGGGATACTGGACCAAACCACCAAGCTTCCCGAATATGCGTCGGCATTGGCGTTTGAGCTTCATCACAGCAAGTCATTCAGCGATGGCGACTTTGAAGTGAAG TTGGTTTACTATTACAACAGCGAGGACAAATTCCCCAAGGAGCTGACCATTCCCAATTGCGATGCACCTTGCTCGCTGTCCCAGTTTGAGGCTTCGGTGAAGGCCCTACTTTTGGATAACTACGATGAGACCTGCGAGAATCATACGACTGActgtaaaaactaa
- the LOC128261369 gene encoding lysosomal acid phosphatase isoform X2, which produces MDCKSRRGTKISVIALGSALCFVMMAYFVFGDSNDEQGLRNLRMISILFRHGAKNPSGFYPLDPYAAHDWQGGMGALTPKGSLQAYNLGKNLRMRYYRLLPSNSLYTQQQVHVLSSAAERCVMSAQSVLAGMMPPLENNNVLPIPWQPVAVNTLSRNDDILLAQKKPCLKYDNILQKLYKSPPAELQKLNEDNLELYKLLTKNTEHFQCLGRGATIWHS; this is translated from the exons ATGGACTGCAAATCGCGTCGCGGCACCAAAATATCGGTGATCGCCTTGGGCAGTGCCCTCTGTTTCGTGATGATGGCATACTTTGTGTTTGGCGACAGTAATGACGAGCAGGGTCTGCGGAATCTGCGCATGATATCCATA CTGTTCCGACACGGGGCCAAGAATCCGAGTGGCTTCTATCCGCTGGATCCGTATGCAGCTCACGATTGGCAGGGCGGCATGGGAGCCCTTACACCG AAGGGCAGTCTGCAGGCGTACAACCTGGGGAAGAATCTGCGGATGCGGTACTACCGGCTGCTGCCCTCGAACAGCCTCTACACGCAGCAGCAGGTGCACGTCCTCAGTTCGGCGGCGGAGCGCTGTGTG ATGAGCGCCCAGAGCGTCTTGGCCGGCATGATGCCGCCGCTGGAGAACAACAATGTGCTGCCCATTCCCTGGCAGCCGGTGGCCGTGAATACGCTATCGCGAAATGATGATATT CTATTGGCCCAAAAGAAACCATGTTTGAAGTACGACAACATCCTGCAGAAACTCTACAAATCCCCACCCGCTGAACTTCAAAAACTCAACGAGGACAACCTGGAATTGTACAAGCTGTTGACCAAAAATACAG AACATTTCCAATGTCTTGGACGTGGAGCTACTATATGGCACTCTTAA
- the LOC128261383 gene encoding uncharacterized protein LOC128261383, with translation MLNYYEYFLPGIYDYPVTHSAEDTFSAYYLDPILASGSSPWSISSATYVAGPLGVINYLSDVQTHLALPISQNLVIGGNLIYTTLSSGTLDSYPHQSHHDYSQMEEDGGYGYEFPQLNLCLAHFISGSEGEREPVEESHMDQSADSQCFAKSNSSVEISEQSESGESVQSEEVPKKQRKVSHKRTYEAEQGYLVEEPTSELSEEDAEELLPTSRK, from the coding sequence ATGTTGAACTACTATGAGTACTTTTTGCCCGGAATCTATGACTATCCGGTGACTCATAGTGCCGAGGATACATTCAGTGCCTATTATCTAGATCCCATCCTGGCCAGTGGCTCATCTCCATGGTCGATTTCCAGTGCCACCTATGTGGCTGGACCGTTGGGCGTGATCAACTACCTGTCGGATGTGCAAACCCACTTGGCTCTGCCGATCAGCCAAAATCTGGTAATCGGTGGTAACCTAATCTATACGACCCTCAGTTCCGGTACCCTGGATTCCTATCCACATCAGTCGCACCATGACTACTCGCAAATGGAGGAGGATGGTGGGTACGGGTATGAGTTTCCCCAGCTGAATCTCTGCCTGGCCCATTTCATTTCCGGTTCCGAGGGTGAAAGGGAGCCAGTGGAGGAATCCCATATGGATCAGTCGGCTGATTCCCAGTGTTTTGCAAAGAGTAACTCATCTGTGGAGATCAGCGAGCAGTCGGAATCCGGGGAATCTGTTCAATCCGAAGAAGTGCCAAAAAAGCAAAGGAAGGTATCTCATAAACGCACCTATGAAGCCGAACAGGGTTACCTGGTCGAGGAACCCACCAGTGAACTTTCTGAGGAGGATGCCGAGGAACTGCTACCCACATCCAGGAAATAG
- the LOC128266352 gene encoding uncharacterized protein LOC128266352, translating into MDPMICDLWSGHIWLLILICFCGFKQSSGFFVDYTENTELIQQRAGFDVKLQCNLKGLVDDNMLDDIKIHWYFKQCSENNCHQLESVDEWTALPCEPSLCRPELWLRNVTERYSGLYKCSINPHIWDKTQAVDVQLVRTYQLDVKNTSLAAPEFVDSYPNNKTSLVGSRVVFQCRVHSEEHPTIKWFRRQTYAGTQSVGEASSTPTASNFSTHIVRYNGRTYELLSTDAEKLMAPQIYLSKLILDGVRLRDAGHYACVAISYRGHKIREAFLDVIPVQEDSEKEYWSDYDSSEEGVTASDPREFLLLFLMPLGLALLPLTVWFSYLLYKRCSEAHSECQRMDSDEDLDTERCVFGGN; encoded by the exons ATGGATCCGATGATTTGTGATCTGTGGTCTGGCCACATCTGGCTATTGATTCTCATTTGTTTCTGCGGCTTCAAACAATCTAGCGGTTTTTTTGTGGACTATACAG AAAACACGGAGCTGATTCAACAGAGAGCCGGCTTTGATGTCAAGCTGCAGTGCAATCTCAAAGGTTTGGTGGACGATAACATGTTGGATGACATCAAGATACATTGGTACTTTAAG CAATGCAGTGAAAACAATTGTCATCAGCTGGAGTCCGTGGATGAGTGGACTGCTCTGCCTTGTGAGCCAAGTCTTTGTCGTCCGGAATTGTGGCTCCGGAATGTGACGGAACGGTATTCCGGACTCTACAAGTGCAGCATTAATCCACACATTTGGGATAAAACTCAAGCTGTGGATGTTCAACTGGTTCGCACTTATCAGTTGGATGTTAAAA ataCCTCCTTGGCTGCTCCCGAGTTTGTGGACTCGTATCCCAATAACAAGACCTCATTGGTGGGCAGTAGGGTGGTGTTCCAGTGCCGAGTTCACAGCGAGGAGCATCCCACAATCAAGTGGTTCCGCCGACAAACCTATGCGGGAACTCAGTCAGTTGGAGAAGCCTCGTCTACACCCACTGCCTCCAATTTCAGCACACATATTGTCCGCTATAATGGTAGGACATATGAACTGCTGTCCACTGATGCCGAAAAGTTGATGGCACCACAGATATATCTCAGCAAGCTTATTTTGGATGGCGTGAGATTGAGGGATGCAGGCCATTACGCCTGCGTGGCCATCAGCTATCGAGGTCACAAGATCCGGGAGGCATTCCTCGATGTTATTCCCGTTCAGGAGGATTCGGAAAAGGAGTACTGGTCGGACTACGATAGTAGCGAAGAGGGTGTAACAGCTAGTGATCCTCGGGAGTTCCTTTTGCTCTTTTTAATGCCCTTAGGATTGGCATTACTTCCACTGACCGTGTGGTTCAGTTACTTGTTGTACAAACGCTGTTCGGAGGCTCACAGTGAGTGCCAGCGAATGGATTCGGATGAGGATCTGGACACAGAAAGGTGCGTCTTTGGAGGAAATTGA